Proteins encoded together in one Planctopirus ephydatiae window:
- the hemL gene encoding glutamate-1-semialdehyde 2,1-aminomutase, with amino-acid sequence MSVAHSPRSIENRVRLNHSRSEDVFAAAQKLIPGGVNSPARAFGGVGGTPVVMDRGEGPYLYDIDGNRYLDYIGSWGPHILGHRHPMVTAAIHAAVDRGTSFGAPCEAENELAQMVIEAVPSIEMVRMTNSGTEATMSAIRVARGFTGRDRLIKFAGCYHGHVDSLLVSAGSGALTHGVPSSPGIPANVTEHTTVLEYNDCEGLANAFRQQPNQFAAVILEPVVGNMGLVVPSPEFLKLLRELCSQHGTVLIFDEVMTGFRLAYGGAQELFGITPDMTTLGKIIGGGMPVGAYGGRADIMRKVSPVGPVYQAGTLSGNPVAMASGIATLSVLRDERPYATLANYTSRLAQGLSELATKHGLPHTCPHVGSMITLFFNPDVVTGYEVAKRSDTKRFARFFHGMLERGIYLACSQFEAHFVSAALTEDHLKQTLDAADEALGDIA; translated from the coding sequence ATGTCTGTCGCTCATTCACCTCGATCGATTGAGAATAGAGTTCGTTTGAATCACTCTCGCAGTGAGGACGTCTTTGCAGCGGCTCAAAAGCTGATTCCCGGCGGTGTCAACAGCCCCGCTCGTGCTTTTGGTGGTGTCGGTGGCACACCCGTCGTTATGGATCGTGGGGAAGGACCTTACCTGTATGACATTGATGGGAATCGATACCTCGATTACATCGGTTCGTGGGGCCCGCACATTTTAGGGCATCGCCATCCCATGGTAACTGCCGCCATTCATGCGGCTGTCGATAGAGGTACGAGCTTTGGTGCCCCTTGTGAAGCCGAGAATGAACTGGCACAAATGGTCATTGAGGCCGTCCCGTCGATCGAGATGGTGCGGATGACGAACTCGGGGACTGAAGCCACGATGTCGGCCATCCGTGTCGCGCGGGGATTCACCGGTCGGGATCGATTGATCAAGTTTGCAGGTTGTTATCATGGCCATGTCGACAGCCTGCTGGTTTCGGCAGGAAGTGGAGCCTTGACCCATGGTGTCCCATCGAGCCCGGGAATTCCTGCAAACGTGACAGAACATACGACCGTTCTGGAGTACAACGATTGCGAGGGATTGGCAAATGCATTTCGTCAGCAGCCGAATCAGTTTGCTGCGGTGATTCTCGAACCTGTGGTCGGGAATATGGGTCTGGTTGTCCCTTCGCCCGAGTTTCTGAAGCTGCTGCGTGAGTTGTGTTCTCAGCATGGAACAGTGTTGATTTTCGATGAAGTCATGACCGGTTTTCGTCTGGCGTATGGTGGTGCCCAGGAGTTGTTCGGGATCACGCCCGATATGACGACTCTCGGAAAGATTATTGGTGGCGGAATGCCTGTCGGGGCCTATGGCGGGCGAGCCGATATCATGAGGAAGGTTTCGCCAGTCGGGCCGGTCTATCAGGCGGGAACGCTTTCCGGCAACCCCGTGGCGATGGCCAGCGGGATTGCCACACTCAGTGTGCTGCGTGATGAACGGCCTTATGCAACTCTGGCAAACTACACCTCGCGCCTGGCTCAAGGCCTGAGTGAACTCGCCACAAAGCATGGGCTGCCTCATACGTGCCCGCATGTGGGAAGTATGATCACACTGTTCTTTAATCCCGATGTTGTGACCGGTTATGAGGTGGCGAAACGGAGCGATACAAAACGCTTTGCCCGGTTCTTTCATGGGATGCTCGAGCGAGGAATCTATCTCGCCTGCAGCCAGTTCGAGGCCCACTTTGTGTCTGCCGCTTTAACGGAAGATCACTTGAAGCAGACTCTCGATGCAGCCGATGAAGCCCTGGGAGATATCGCCTAG
- a CDS encoding protein kinase domain-containing protein → MTDSADLSTFDLSNRKLGDFQLIRRLGRGGMAEVYLAEQLSLKRSVAVKVLRPEFIQDQTYLKRFQQEAKAAAGLNHANIVQVYTIGEADGVQFIAQEYVQGRNLKEYLVRKGALDVNAAMQIMRQVASALQVAGAAGIIHRDIKPENILLTRKGEAKVADFGLAQLTRPGEKVELTQVGVTMGTPLYMSPEQVNGKPLDVRSDIYSFGVLCFHMLCGRPPFQGETALSIAVQHLNVAPPPISDLRPDLPKPLVQLIERMMAKKREDRPADAGVILTDLKQISRLVNQRDETPEVRPLRQPTKTPSMHRTQRQKLIRHALFTLLAMLLVGSASAGVGWLMRTPDPFLEPAKNTDQVPQQETAQAQYYYALTRGYDEAAWKSVITYFPDAGLENRRAKEQLAIIYLKSDRLPQAEEICQQFLRDGEQDPTLRAHGLAGLAVIESLRGNAAASQNYIQQYQALRKEISPELGRLLQETINRQGRANRSSTSMNIDNWYLSPGLNEPQERAPGRDFRRQS, encoded by the coding sequence ATGACTGATTCCGCCGATCTTTCCACCTTCGATCTCTCAAATCGCAAGCTCGGCGATTTTCAGCTCATTCGCAGGCTGGGTCGTGGTGGGATGGCTGAGGTTTATCTGGCGGAACAACTTTCGCTCAAGCGATCGGTCGCAGTCAAAGTCTTGCGTCCTGAGTTCATACAGGATCAGACTTACCTCAAACGCTTTCAACAAGAAGCCAAGGCTGCAGCGGGACTGAACCACGCCAACATTGTTCAGGTGTACACAATTGGCGAAGCGGATGGCGTGCAGTTCATTGCCCAGGAGTATGTTCAGGGCCGCAACCTCAAAGAATATCTGGTGCGTAAGGGGGCGCTCGATGTGAATGCCGCCATGCAGATCATGCGGCAAGTCGCTTCAGCGCTTCAAGTGGCCGGTGCTGCGGGAATTATTCATCGCGATATTAAACCCGAGAACATTCTGCTCACGCGTAAGGGCGAAGCCAAAGTCGCCGACTTTGGCCTGGCTCAACTCACTCGCCCAGGCGAAAAGGTCGAACTCACACAAGTGGGAGTGACCATGGGCACTCCACTCTATATGAGCCCCGAGCAGGTCAATGGCAAGCCGCTCGATGTTCGCAGCGACATCTATTCGTTTGGTGTCCTGTGTTTCCACATGCTCTGTGGTCGCCCGCCTTTTCAAGGTGAAACGGCCCTGTCAATTGCCGTGCAGCATTTGAATGTGGCCCCACCACCGATCAGCGATTTAAGACCTGATCTTCCCAAGCCACTTGTGCAACTCATCGAACGGATGATGGCCAAAAAGCGGGAAGACCGCCCTGCCGATGCCGGTGTCATCCTGACGGATCTCAAACAGATCAGCCGCCTCGTCAACCAGCGCGACGAAACGCCGGAAGTTCGACCACTCAGGCAGCCCACCAAAACACCTTCTATGCATCGCACCCAGCGGCAAAAGCTCATCAGACATGCTCTATTCACGCTGCTGGCCATGCTGCTGGTCGGTTCGGCTTCAGCCGGAGTCGGCTGGCTCATGCGCACTCCCGACCCATTTCTCGAACCTGCCAAAAACACCGATCAAGTTCCCCAGCAGGAAACAGCACAGGCCCAATATTACTACGCTCTGACTCGCGGTTACGACGAAGCGGCCTGGAAAAGTGTGATCACTTACTTCCCCGATGCGGGGCTGGAGAATCGCCGGGCCAAAGAGCAACTGGCAATTATCTATCTGAAATCGGATCGACTTCCTCAGGCTGAAGAAATCTGCCAGCAATTCCTGCGCGATGGTGAACAAGACCCGACCTTAAGGGCCCATGGTTTAGCGGGATTAGCTGTGATCGAAAGTTTGCGTGGCAATGCTGCTGCCTCACAAAACTACATCCAGCAGTATCAGGCCTTGCGTAAGGAAATTTCTCCTGAACTGGGTCGTTTGCTACAGGAAACAATCAATCGGCAAGGCCGTGCCAATCGCAGTTCAACCAGCATGAACATCGACAACTGGTATTTGTCTCCTGGCTTAAATGAACCCCAGGAACGCGCCCCCGGGCGAGATTTTCGCAGGCAATCTTAA
- a CDS encoding BON domain-containing protein has protein sequence MRILSLSLLCCIASACGYMDPGTASQPTTPTTSHKVSIPDPSPTNTGINARDRTDVTMTPFDQNENPKDIATTADIRKRIVGSTMSVSAGNTKIMTRNGKVTLRGPVATSAEKSQIDVIAKEVAGTDNVDNQLEVSSNPSTSPEN, from the coding sequence ATGCGAATTCTCTCTTTAAGTCTCCTCTGCTGCATCGCCAGTGCCTGCGGCTATATGGACCCCGGGACTGCCAGTCAGCCCACCACTCCGACCACTTCTCACAAAGTCTCGATTCCTGATCCATCCCCAACCAACACAGGGATCAATGCACGCGATCGCACTGACGTAACGATGACACCGTTTGACCAGAATGAAAATCCCAAGGATATCGCTACCACCGCAGATATCCGTAAACGTATTGTTGGCAGCACCATGTCGGTCAGTGCTGGCAACACTAAAATCATGACTAGAAATGGCAAAGTGACGCTTCGAGGACCTGTTGCCACTTCAGCTGAAAAGTCCCAGATCGACGTTATCGCTAAAGAGGTTGCTGGTACCGATAATGTTGATAACCAACTCGAGGTTTCCAGTAATCCATCCACATCTCCTGAGAATTAA